The proteins below are encoded in one region of Pseudophryne corroboree isolate aPseCor3 chromosome 8, aPseCor3.hap2, whole genome shotgun sequence:
- the LOC134948590 gene encoding putative nuclease HARBI1, with protein sequence MMEPFSDQIVLFMLAASLMEEESADEHQDPGQQMSALGEPVLRVSFPRPRQYRTRRELEDLSEFEVIQNYRLSTRDIYSLYALLEADLEPRARSNRAISGFQKLLGTLHFLASGTFQPTLSQTCVFSQSTLSRCITQVIRAFRKLTIQYITFPETDSECREIKLGFYNKYKFPNVLGAIDCTHVQIRPPRNSEECFRNRKQFHSLNVQAVCDVNMRFLNIFVGFPGSSHDSFILSQSSLFDKFETGNMPGGWLLGDAGYPNKPWLLTPLSNPVGRAEKRYQEKHIASRGIIERAFGVLKSRFRCLDTSGGALLYSPSKVCGMVNACCILHNICVANRLPVTLRRSAFLRGNRSSALPVGMDEGEDSRRTVIQNFFAVT encoded by the exons atgatggagcctttttctgaccagattgtgttgttcatgctggctgcaagcttgatggaggaagaaagtgcagatgaacatcaggatccaggtcagcaaatgtctgcattgggtgagccagtattgcgggtttcatttccacgtccacgccagtatcgcactaggcgtgaactggaggatctcagcgagttcgaggtgatacaaaattatcgcttatcgactcgcgacatatattcgctgtacgctctgttggaggccgacttggaacctcgggcacggtcaaatcgtgcaatcagcggttttcagaaactgctggggacgttacattttttggcgtcaggcacattccagcctacactgtctcaaacatgcgtttTTTCTCAGTCGactctgtcgcgctgtataacccaagtcattagggctttccgcaaattgacgatccagtacatcacatttccagagacggacagcgaatgtcgtgagatcaaattaggcttttacaacaaatacaaatttcccaatgtgctgggcgcgattgactgtacccacgtgcagatcagaccgccacgtaattcagaggaatgttttcggaaccgaaaacagttccattccctgaacgtgcaggcggtctgtgatgtaaatatgagatttttgaatatttttgtgggatttcctggatcatctcacgactccttcatcctaagccagtcatcgctgtttgacaagttcgaaacaggaaacatgcctggtggctggctgttag gcgatgcgggttatccaaacaaaccgtggctgttgaccccattgtctaatcctgttggtagagcagaaaaacgttaccaagagaaacacattgcatcgaggggaataattgagcgtgccttcggtgtacttaaaagccggtttcgatgtttagacacttccggcggtgctcttttgtactcaccgtcgaaggtttgcggcatggtaaatgcatgttgtattttacacaacatatgtgtcgcaaaccgtttgccggtgactcttcgtcgtagTGCTTTCCTacgcgggaaccggtcttctgctctaccggtgggtatggacgaaggagaggattcccggcggacagtgatacaaaatttttttgcagttacct ag